In Oncorhynchus tshawytscha isolate Ot180627B linkage group LG06, Otsh_v2.0, whole genome shotgun sequence, the following are encoded in one genomic region:
- the LOC112253138 gene encoding sulfotransferase 6B1 — translation MSSSFSAKIQSKMELAKDMKEEDKLYRYNGVLYPVLMSPEENLKAMERLEARADDVMLVAYPKCGFNWMVAVLRKIIAQATGETAESKFPPLMEFFGTEMLQVFHQAPSPRFLGTHMHPDNIPESFTTKKTKMLVIFRNPKDTVVSFYHFSNKNPVLPTAKSWDCFFSEFMSGKVPWGSYFDHVLGWERRMDDPNVMIVTFEELKQDLSDGVRRVSEFFGFSLSDAQVQTIAEESTFNAMKESSKASHGQMGNVFFRKGEVGDWKNHFTLAQSQEMDTAFKKHLAGTTLGAKLKYDLYCK, via the exons ATGAGCAGTTCTTTCTCAGCCAAAATCCAGTCCAAAATGGAACTGGCTAAAGATATGAAGGAGGAAGATAAGTTGTACAGATATAACGGAGTGCTGTACCCTGTCCTCATGAGTCCAGAGGAGAACCTGAAGGCTATGGAGAGGCTGGAAGCAAGAGCAGATGATGTCATGTTAGTTGCATATCCCAAATGTG GTTTTAATTGGATGGTGGCGGTGCTGCGTAAAATAATAGCACAAGCAACTGGTGAAACAGCAGAGTCCAAATTCCCTCCATTGATGGAGTTCTTTGGGACCGAAATGCTCCAG GTTTTTCACCAAGCTCCGTCCCCTAGATTTCTGGGGACACACATGCACCCAGATAACATTCCTGAATCCTTCACCACAAAGAAAACAAAG ATGCTGGTGATATTCAGGAACCCGAAAGACACAGTGGTCTCCTTTTATCACTTCTCAAACAAGAACCCAGTGCTACCCACTGCAAAGTCCTGGGACTGCTTCTTCTCAGAGTTTATGAGTGGAAAAG TTCCCTGGGGTTCATATTTTGACCATGTACTTGGCTGGGAGAGGAGAATGGATGACCCTAACGTGATGATAGTCACCTTTGAGGAGTTAAAACAG GACCTGAGTGATGGTGTGCGAAGGGTCTCTGAGTTCTTTGGTTTCAGTCTCAGTGATGCCCAGGTCCAGACCATCGCAGAGGAGAGCACCTTCAATGCTATGAAGGAGAGCTCCAAGGCCTCACACGGCCAGATGGGCAACGTCTTCTTCAGGAaag GTGAAGTAGGGGACTGGAAGAACCATTTCACCCTAGCCCAAAGCCAGGAGATGGACACAGCATTCAAGAAGCACCTGGCAGGGACAACACTGGGGGCCAAACTAAAGTATGACCTGTACTGCAAGTAG